One genomic window of Arachis stenosperma cultivar V10309 chromosome 10, arast.V10309.gnm1.PFL2, whole genome shotgun sequence includes the following:
- the LOC130956456 gene encoding protein terminal ear1, producing the protein MGETGIIVRFPGNLDPRAQEFIPTNTTHTPLPQLATVFPLPHHPYTAQPSYPPYPYPYAPSLGVGVLPFHDAQLPHAAAAAAAVPFPHFSTSAAYAAPPPPFPSPHLSTSPTRSLLLSPLPSDLAVSESSLRRELEVFGDVRGVQMEALHDGIVTVHFYDLRDAETALTAIRQQHMQHQERLRNHYASLFKARSAFPLPPPPPVVSPPAPGLIAGRAVWAQYVLPVCNAVPDGQNQGTVVVFNLDSDVSAENLKRVFEAFGAVKELRDTPSKKNQRFVEFYDVRDAAKALKEMDGKEIYGRKVVIEFSRPGGQSRKFFHSPASKQKSLNLNNVPPFYASNHPHHVQRKNSRRFGSSCWNSSCSTTFPQLPLWKSSGGGSKGSVNGGSDSGSVEAVGNAVSEEQLQRRSDASQKRSPIKESGEVGEGSVKHHYQQHHQQQHIVKSRHWKGKQGKKHETRFLIREDAIVESSSRDPRTTVMIKNIPNKYSQKLLLNMLDNHCIHCNEQIGDDEDQPLSSYDFVYLPIDFNNKCNVGYGFVNMTSPEATLRLYKAFHLQHWEVFNSRKICEVTYARVQGLEALKEHFKNSKFPCEMEHYLPVVFSPPRDGKSLTEPLPIVGNNKNNHHHHSIIIPMAMMNVQNGVQKSDEDDDDFDDDDDRATRSASTIACEDVHSSQSGGVCDDD; encoded by the exons ATGGGAGAAACCGGTATCATTGTCCGGTTCCCTGGAAACTTAGACCCCAGAGCTCAAGAGTTCATACCCACAAACACAACCCACACTCCCTTGCCGCAACTGGCAACCGTCTTCCCCCTTCCCCACCACCCCTACACCGCCCAACCCTCGTATCCACCTTACCCTTACCCTTACGCCCCATCCCTTGGGGTTGGTGTACTTCCCTTTCACGATGCTCAGCTTCCCCacgccgccgccgccgccgccgccgtTCCATTCCCTCACTTCTCCACCTCCGCCGCATATGCagctcctcctcctcctttccCGTCGCCTCACCTGTCCACGTCACCAACCCGGTCGTTGCTCCTGAGTCCCTTACCATCGGACCTGGCGGTTAGCGAGTCCTCACTGAGGCGCGAACTTGAAGTGTTCGGTGACGTCAGAGGGGTCCAGATGGAAGCCCTCCATGACGGAATCGTGACGGTCCATTTTTATGACCTCAGGGACGCCGAAACGGCGCTAACGGCGATTCGACAGCAACACATGCAGCACCAGGAGAGGCTCCGCAACCACTATGCTTCGTTGTTCAAGGCCAGAAGCGCGTTTCCTCTACCGCCACCGCCGCCGGTGGTTTCTCCGCCGGCGCCCGGTCTCATCGCCGGGAGAGCTGTGTGGGCGCAGTACGTTCTCCCGGTTTGCAACGCCGTCCCGGACGGTCAGAACCAAGGCACCGTCGTGGTCTTTAACTTGGACTCGGACGTTTCCGCCGAGAATCTCAAACGCGTTTTTGAGGCTTTCG GTGCAGTAAAGGAACTAAGAGATACACCGTCGAAAAAGAATCAAAGGTTTGTGGAGTTCTATGACGTTAGAGATGCGGCGAAGGCATTGAAAGAAATGGACGGGAAGGAAATTTATGGTAGAAAGGTTGTAATTGAGTTCAGTAGACCCGGTGGTCAAAGCAGAAAGTTCTTCCATTCCCCAGCTTCTAAACAAAAGTCTTTGAACCTGAATAATGTTCCACCGTTCTATGCTTCGAATCATCCTCATCACGTGCAACGCAAAAACTCGCGTCGTTTTGGAAGTTCATGCTGGAACTCTTCATGTTCTACTACATTTCCGCAATTGCCCTTGTGGAAGAGTTCAGGCGGTGGAAGCAAGGGAAGCGTGAACGGGGGTTCGGATTCTGGGTCCGTTGAGGCAGTTGGGAACGCCGTTTCGGAGGAGCAGCTGCAGCGGCGCTCGGACGCTAGTCAGAAGAGGAGTCCCATTAAAGAAAGCGGCGAGGTCGGTGAAGGAAGCGTAAAACACCACTACCAGCAacatcatcaacaacaacatATAGTAAAGAGTAGACACTGGAAGGGGAAGCAAGGGAAGAAGCACGAGACAAGGTTTCTAATTAGAGAAGACGCCATTGTGGAGTCTAGTTCCAGAGATCCACGAACTACTGTGATGATCAAGAACATTCCCAACAAGTATAG TCAGAAGCTACTATTAAATATGCTGGACAACCATTGCATACACTGCAACGAACAGATTGGCGACGACGAGGACCAACCATTGTCTTCCTACGATTTTGTGTACCTTCCAATTGATTTCAA CAACAAGTGCAATGTGGGGTATGGGTTTGTGAACATGACATCTCCCGAAGCCACTCTGCGGCTATATAAGGCGTTCCACCTGCAACATTGGGAGGTATTCAATTCCAGGAAAATTTGTGAAGTTACATATGCAAGAGTCCAg GGTTTGGAAGCTTTGAAAGAGCATTTCAAGAACTCAAAGTTCCCATGCGAGATGGAGCACTACCTGCCGGTGGTGTTTTCACCTCCTCGGGACGGTAAGTCCCTGACGGAGCCACTTCCAATAGTTGGCAACAACAagaacaaccaccaccaccacagcATTATTATTCCCATGGCCATGATGAACGTTCAAAATGGTGTCCAAAAGTCtgatgaggatgatgatgattttgatgatgatgatgataggGCAACAAGAAGTGCTTCTACAATTGCTTGTGAAGACGTGCATAGTAGCCAAAGTGGCGGCGtatgtgatgatgattga